A genomic region of Papaver somniferum cultivar HN1 chromosome 7, ASM357369v1, whole genome shotgun sequence contains the following coding sequences:
- the LOC113293904 gene encoding uncharacterized protein LOC113293904 gives MLLPGDVIVGISEKENDDRYFFGTSFKSELQSHFGRLQRRINNDGKIWVTIKREGNKLVKLRAFMVSYRSSRFLRRYTIRTASNDRQFAVLGDLNLDQCSELQEMSRKVVSLDTRGFNRKGVKYEWKEKVNTYLPDPRSTVISSILFMPLADEQNVDATTARSMAWFSAAVSSGAPLVFVNIQTEQIVNYDKYRPYYGKQRNYNPIETITAIRLWFLPGVAEVLIVLKPEPGETRVGIDIRRTEEGFVCINSVTTGSAAYRAGIERLEKEASETGNLVVISRIEGKSVLTSTVSSTDAGLVHCCDIAELKATIAAVLDEVDEINLHVMGWPSSKSHSNIAVAPPTISNTVSTLMTTTNSI, from the exons ATGTTACTACCGGGAGATGTTATCGTAGGTATTTCAGAAAAAGAAAACGATGACAGATATTTTTTTGGAACATCCTTTAAATCGGAGCTTCAGTCACATTTTGGGAGGCTTCAACGCCGTATTAACAATGATGGAAAAATATGGGTGACAATTAAAAGAGAAGGGAATAAACTAGTGAAGCTTCGGGCCTTCATGGTGTCTTATCGTTCTTCTAGATTCCTACGTCGGTATACTATTCGTACTGCTAGTAATGATAGACAATTTGCTGTCTTGGGTGATCTTAACTTAGATCAGTGTAGCGAATTGCAAG AAATGAGTCGAAAGGTTGTAAGTTTGGATACCAGGGGATTCAACAGAAAAGGAGTCAAGTATGAATGGAAGGAGAAAGTAAATACCTACTTACCTGACCCTCGATCCACGGTGATTAGCTCCATACTATTTATGCCTCTGGCAGATGAACAGAATGTTGACGCAACAACTGCAAGGTCTATGGCTTGGTTCTCTGCAGCAGTTTCGTCTGGGGCTCCTCTTGTCTTTGTTAACATACAAACCGAACAAATCGTCAACTAT GATAAATATCGTCCGTATTACGGAAAACAAAGGAACTACAACCCAATTGAGACCATAACTGCAATTCGTTTGTGGTTCTTACCGGGTGTAGCAGAGGTTTTAATTGTGTTGAAACCAGAACCAGGAGAAACCCGCGTCGGAATAGATATTAGACGAACTGAAGAG GGATTCGTATGCATCAACTCGGTTACAACAGGGTCTGCAGCATATCGAGCAGGAATCGAACGTCTAGAGAAAGAAGCAAGCGAAACTGGCAATTTAGTTGTGATATCTAGAATCGAAGGAAAGAGTGTATTAACTTCAACTGTATCATCTACTGATGCGGGGTTGGTACATTGCTGCGATATTGCTGAACTGAAGGCCACAATTGCTGCTGTGCTCGATGAAGTGGATGAGATTAATCTCCATGTCATGGGATGGCCAAGTTCAAAATCTCATTCAAATATCGCAGTAGCTCCTCCAACAATTAGCAATACTGTTTCCACACTCATGACTACTACGAACTCAATTTGA